The region TACCGCGTTGCATGTAGTCTTGCGCCAAGTCGAACATGTTGTACCACATAGAGTGGATACCAGCGAGAGTAATAAATTGATACTTGTAACCCATCGCGCCCAACTCACGTTGGAATTTAGCAATTGTTGCGTCATCCAGGTTTTTCTTCCAGTTGAAAGAAGGTGAGCAGTTGTATGCCAACATCTTTCCTGGGAACTTCGCACGAATTGCTTCAGCAAACTGACGAGCAAAATCCAGATCAGGAGTACCTGTTTCACACCAAACCATATCTGCGTAAGCAGCGTATGCGAGACCACGGGAGATCGCCTGATCTAAGCCCTTACGTGTTTTGTAGAAGCCTTCTGGAGTACGCTCGCCTGTCAAGAATGGCTTGTCATTCTCATCGTAGTCTGAGGTCAACAAGTCGGCAGCTTCAGCATCGGTACGGGCCAAGATGATCGTCGGAGTACCCATTACGTCTGCAGCCAAACGTGCAGAGATCAATTTTTGAACTGATTCAGATGTAGGCAACAAGACCTTACCACCCAAGTGACCGCACTTCTTCACTGAAGACAATTGGTCTTCAAAGTGAACGCCAGCAGCACCTTGCTTGATCAATGCCTTGCTTAACTCAAATGCATTCAATACGCCACCGAAACCTGCTTCAGCATCAGCAACGATTGGCGCGAAATATTCGATAAAGCCAGCATCGCCACGCTGAATACCTTTTGCAGTTTGAATTTCGTCAGCACGTTGGAATGAGTTATTAATACGCTCAACCATTTTAGGAACTGAATCTACTGGATATAAAGATTGGTCTGGATACATCGCTGCGTATGAGTTACCGTCAGCAGCCACTTGCCAACCAGATAAATAAATTGCTTGTACGCCAGCTTTAACTTGTTGCATTGCTTGACCACCAGTCAAAGCACCTAAACAGTTAACGTAAGCTTCGTTATTAACCAATTCCCATAGACGCTCTGCGCCATGCTTGGCTAAAGTGTGCTCAATCTTCAATGAGCCGCGAAGACGTACAACGTCCTCAGCCGTATAACCACGAGTAATACCTTTCCAGCGTGGATTGGTGTCCCAATCTTTTTGTAACGCTGCGATTTCTGCTTTGCGATCTGCCATGTTTTTCTCCCTAAGTTAAACAAGTACTTCGAAATATTGAGACATTTAAGTCTTATGTCTTATATAAGAGTTTAGATGCTAAATAAAACCTAGCAAGAGCAAATCAGAAAATTTTCTAAATTATTTAGTTCATAAAATTCAATTACTTAGAATTACATTTTTATAATGCGGAATGAATATTCATCACTTGGAATAAACCAATTGGGCTGATATTGCACCGCATTTTACGCAGCGTAATGACATTTCATATGATGAAATTAATTACCCGTAATTTAGACCGCTTTGGATACAGTGTTTGAGGACACCTTAAAGACCGTCGGAATAATCATTATCTGGAAGATGGCAATACCAATAAATAAGGCCTTTGGAAGTCCGGCGTCCATAAAGAAACCAAAGATAAATGGGCCGACCGCTGCGCCCAAATCAATACCGGAATAAACAATTCCATAAACACGACCCGATACCCCCTTAGGGGTAGCTAGTTTTACCAATAGATCACGCGAAGGTGCAACGACACCGTAACCAAAGCCAAGCGCGAAAAAGATGAATGGAATTATTTCCGCAGAAACCATTCCTGTTGCAAGCAGCAAACACATCACCACTGTCACCGACAAACAAGAACTCACGATACGTTCAGGCGCCTTTAACTTAGCTGCTAAATATCCACCGAATAAGACGCCACCAGCACTTCCTAGCGCCAACAACGTAATGAAATAACTTCCTACGTCGATTGGAATTTGATAGACTTTAAAGAGTCCGCTAGGTGCAAATGATTGCAGACTAGAAGTAGAAGCCATGCTAAAGAAAAAGAATATCCAACATAACCACACTGCTGGCAGCTTTAGAAATGCAAAAGCACTAGCTGGGGCACCACCAGGGTTAATAGCTTGTTCATCAGCATGAGACTGTGCATGCCGCTCTTTTACATCATCAATGAGTTGAGACTTATTTAACCAAAGAATCAAAAGTATCAGGGCTTCTAGAGCAGCTGCTGAGAGAAAGGCCATCCGCCAATCAGACAACTGTGCGATCCCGACCATAAAGGCTGGAGCAGCAGCCCACCCCAAATACCCCGTTACTCCATGCATGGAATAGGCATAAGGTAAATTGGGAGGTGAAATTTTATGGTTAATTAAAGTGTAATCCACTGGGTGAAAAACACCATTACCTAAACCCGCAATCACAGCACCCAAGATAAGCATCGAATAGCCAGTGCTTTGAGAATACGTGAGGCCAGCAAGCGATAAGAGAGCCACACCGGCAAATAAGACTGGTCTTGCCCCAATCCGATCGACTAAAAATCCAGATGCGGCTTGCACTATGCAAGACACCACAAAGAAAATCGACATGAGTAAACCGAGCTCTGCATAGCTAAGAGCAAACTCATTCTTCAACCATGGAAACATGGGTGGAAGAACTAAATGAAAGAAATGTGAGCTACCGTGCGCCAGGCTAATGAGACCAATAACCCGGACATCACTGGCACGCCTGATTTGCGCAACAGTCATGTGCTTATTGTATGGCAGTCTACGTCATCATTTAATCGAGCTGCGCCCCAGAGGCCTTCACAATTTTGACCCACTTAGCTAACTCATCTTTAAGCAAGGTAACGAGCCTGGATGGGGTAACTGGACTCAAATCCAATCCTTGCGCAGCCAGTTTTTCTCGAACCTCAGGACTTGCCATTACTTTATCCATCGCAGACTGTATTTTCTTGACTACTGCAGCTGGGGTACCTATAGGCGCGAACAATGCAACCCAGACTTCACCCACACAGTCGGGATAAGTTTCTGCAATCGTTGGAATTTCTGGGGCAGCGCTAGAGCGTTTAGCAGAGCTAATGGCAATAGCTTGTAACTTACCTGCCTTAATGTAATTTAAGGCAGAAGGTAGGCTTGCGAAAGCCAGTGGCACTTGACCACCCAATACATCATTAATTGCCGGAGCAACCCCTTTGTAGGGAATGTGCTGCATATCAATACCCGCGCTCGTATTTAACATCGCACCCAGCAAATGACTGATCGTTCCATTTCCCGCTGAAGCATAAGACAGTTCACCAGGCTTCCTTTTAGCTGCCGCAACGACTTCAGCAAGTGTTTTATATGGAGATCCTGGTGGAGAAACCAAAACGTAAGGGGTGGCGCCAATGTAATACACCGGAATGAAATCATTAATTGGATCAAATCCAGGGTTCTTATAGAGAGCGGGATTAATAGCTTGTGCACTGTTAATCGTGAGCAACAGGGTGTATCCGTCTTTGGGAGCACGCGCTACGCCTTGGGTTCCAATATTGCCGCCAGCACCTGGCTTGTTCTCTACGATCACAGAAGAGCCAATAGCCTCGCCAAAAGCGGGTGCCATCAAACGGGCAACAATGTCATTGGTACCGCCTGCTGTTTGGGGAACGACTAAAGAGATGGGCTTACTTGGATAAGCCTGGGCAAATACCAAACCCGCAAGACTGATCCCGAAAAAGAAAGCTACCCCTCTAATCTTTTTCTTATTCATAGCTATCCCCATTAAGCATGAAGATTTAAGCGCGCACGTACATCTCCTACATGCCCCTTAAGGTCATAAAGTTCTTTTGAATCCATCATCGAAACTTTGATATTGCCAACTCGATTTTCAATCGCTTCCAAATCCTTAAAGTTCTTATCCCGCATAGCTGGGTTATGGGCATTTTTTTCAATTTCTCGCAGTTCTGCGTAAACGCGAGCAAGCTTTAAGCGTAATAAAAAGTTCTTCGCCGTTGGGACATAAGTAAAGAGGGGGATAAAAATCACGAGCAAAGGAATGACAATCTTCGCAAAACGCCCTACCCAGACCGCAGTCCAAAATGGTAAGTGGCGATGCAAGAATGATGGTCCATCCTTGAGATAAATTTCAGCATCAACGTGAAGCGGAAAATCCATTCCCGAACTAGATGGAAACTCCCCCACCTTTTGTAAACGCGAATACGATTTCAAAATATCGTAAGAGGCACTTAACATTAAGGAAATCATGGCAGGACTGACATTGTCACGAGTGACTAATGTTGCAGTTGGTGCGATTACTTGTATATCTTGGCGTGGTAGATCATATTCAATACTTAATAATCCACGTGGAACGGTTACCTTAGATAAGTAAGGCATGTTTCTCGTATAAGCGTCTGCTTGATCAAAGCTCATCACATGAATGCCGGGAATTTGGTAAAACTTATCAAGCACTGGTGCCTCGGCAGCAGCCACAATAAATACAGCGTCCAAGTCGCCCTTAGATAGCTTCTCTAGAGCCTGATCAGGTTTGAGTCTTTGAGTGTGTAATTGGTCTTCGGAAATTCCGCTAGCCTTAAGCAATGCAGTAGATAGGGCTAGAGTGCCGCTTCCCTCATTGCCTATGGCCACGCGCTTTCCTTTGAGCTGACCGAGAACTTGTAAGCGGCCGCCATCAGCTTTGAATGCAGACTCTCGATACCAAACCCAAACCGGCTCATAAAACATACCCGCTATAGAGACCAAATGCGGATATTTAGAAACATCAGCGACTCCTCCTTGCACCATTGCAAAGTTAACGCCTGAGTTGGGATCAGCTAATAAGGCCAAATTATCAATAGTGCCACCGGTTGCTTTGACATTTAAGGTCACACCCTCGCTAGCCACCTCGGCCTTTAAACGCTCACCAAACTGGTAGTACAGTCCCGTTGGAAAACCAGTAGCCACCTCAATGACTTTTGGTGGAGGCGGAACTAAGATCCAAAGCACTGCAAAAATAGAAATTAATAGAACGCAGAATCCAATGACCAATGCAAAAGGGTTGTAGAGATATTTTTTTAATGATGTCATAGTACTTCTCTTGTTCAAATATGAATTAAGCAACAAGCTCGCGCACAAACTACTGCCGAACTTGATTAACAATCAAATGCACTTGATTAGCGCCAACCTTAACAGTCTGCGGAGAAGACAGCAAATCTCCAGCCTCAGGCTTAGCCATTCCAGTTTTAGATATTCTCACTTCAAGCGTAACCTCAGGCAGCTTTGAAAGCGGCTGATTGGGATTCATGGCCAAAGCATCATTTAAAGCAAAGCGCATTGGAAACTCGGCAGCAGATTCACGTAGAACGGCTACCGGCATCCGCTCACCCGGTTGACGCGCAATCACCATCAGAACATCACCTGGTTTCACTTTAGACTTAAGTTCAGCTGATAACTCCACTACGCCACTAATCCCTTTTCCAGTTGATGCTACTGCTGGAGCGGATAGTCCGCCTTTGGTTCGCGCTTCGGCAATTGAGCCCTCAATAGCACGAGCTTCGTCAGTATTAGGGGGTAATTGTTTAGATAGTTTTTCCCAAGTTTGTACTGCTGCCTTGTAATTACCAGAGGTATACGATGCCGTTCCGGATAACCAAAGCGCTAAGAAATTATTCGGGTCGATCTTTAGTGCTTGATTAATTAGTTGCAAGGGCTTGCCAGAAAAATTGCCATTGGCAATGGTTGCCAAGGTATCGGCATACTCAGCCAATAGCTCTGGATCTGAATCCAGATAGGTTCCAGCACGCCCATAGGCTTTTGCAGCATCTTCTGTGCGGCCTAAGATCCGATAAGAGCGCGCCAACATAGCCCACCCTTTTAAATTATCTGGATCTTGTTCCATCTTGGCAGCAAATTCAGCCACCATTTTTTGTACCGCTTCTTGAGACACCGGCTTTTGAGATGCCTGTTGCGCAACCCGCACGCCATCCCCTAAGAAAATATACAGTCCAACTGAAATCAATGTAATGAAGATGCAGATGCCAATCACCGTCTTGGCTGGAGACCCCATGGTGGCCCGGTCATCCTCCTCGGTCGTATCCTGAAAAAGACGTTGGCGCATTTCCGCATGACTCATCTCATACTCTTGGACATTAATAGCACCTGCGATGCATTCAGTCTCAAGCTTCTCAAGTTCGTCACGATAAATTGCAGCATTCATTTGGCGACGTGAGGTTCCCTCATCTTTGCCAGCATAAATAAATGGCCTGAGCAGCAATACGAATACTAAGACCAGCAATAAGAAAGCGGCGATCAAGAAACTAGTCATGCTTTTTTATCCCCATCATCTGGTGCAATAGCATTGAGTAAGTCATCAATTTTTTTATTGTCATCAGTAGTCAGTGTTTTGGGTGCTACCAGAGCATTGCGACGGCGCAAGTAAATCAGTAAACCGGCGATCCCAAATGCCAAAATGACAAATGGTCCTATCCAGAGCAGCCAAGTTATAGGCTTTACAGGAGGACGATACAAAACAAAATCACCATAACGCTCAACCATAAATGACCTAATTTGATCATCTGTCTTACCCTCACGAATCAGGGTGCGAATCTCGGCACGAAGATCATTTGCCAGATCTGAACGAGATCCAGCCAAGGATTCGTTCTGACAAACTAAGCAGCGCATTTCCTCGGAAATGCTGATCAACCGTTGCTCCGTTACCGGATCTTCTGCCAATGGAACAGCATCTTTAGCGCTAGCGAACTGCATACCAACCGCAAGAATGAGCATGAAAAAAAATTGCTTCATGATTTTTTAAGCTCATTGATTAATGGGTAGATTTTCTGGTGCAAGATCTCAGTAGTAATAGGGCCGATCTGCTTGAAGCGAATAATTCCAGCCTTATCAATCACATAAGTCTCTGGCACACCATAAACCCCATAATTAATGCCTACGCGCCCATTACCATCAAATGCGGAGAGTGTGTACGGGTTACCTTGTCTAGCCAACATCGCTAGCGCATCATCACGCTGATCTTTGTAATCCAAGCCAATCAACGGCGCAATTTGTGCCTTAGACAACTGAAGCAACATAGGGTGTTCTTCACGACATGCAACACACCAAGATGCCCAAACGTTGAGGATCCAAACTTGGCCCTTGAGGCTTTCTGGTGAGAAGGTTTTGTTAGCTTGCTCTAACTGCGGAACTTGAAAAGCGGGTGCAGGCTTACCAATTAATGGAGAAGGCAGTTCATGGGGATCGCGGTTCAAACCAATCGCCAAGAAACCTACCAAGATCACAAATAGTAATAAA is a window of Polynucleobacter asymbioticus QLW-P1DMWA-1 DNA encoding:
- the ccmI gene encoding c-type cytochrome biogenesis protein CcmI, encoding MTSFLIAAFLLLVLVFVLLLRPFIYAGKDEGTSRRQMNAAIYRDELEKLETECIAGAINVQEYEMSHAEMRQRLFQDTTEEDDRATMGSPAKTVIGICIFITLISVGLYIFLGDGVRVAQQASQKPVSQEAVQKMVAEFAAKMEQDPDNLKGWAMLARSYRILGRTEDAAKAYGRAGTYLDSDPELLAEYADTLATIANGNFSGKPLQLINQALKIDPNNFLALWLSGTASYTSGNYKAAVQTWEKLSKQLPPNTDEARAIEGSIAEARTKGGLSAPAVASTGKGISGVVELSAELKSKVKPGDVLMVIARQPGERMPVAVLRESAAEFPMRFALNDALAMNPNQPLSKLPEVTLEVRISKTGMAKPEAGDLLSSPQTVKVGANQVHLIVNQVRQ
- a CDS encoding DsbE family thiol:disulfide interchange protein, translating into MKLKFLIPLLLFVILVGFLAIGLNRDPHELPSPLIGKPAPAFQVPQLEQANKTFSPESLKGQVWILNVWASWCVACREEHPMLLQLSKAQIAPLIGLDYKDQRDDALAMLARQGNPYTLSAFDGNGRVGINYGVYGVPETYVIDKAGIIRFKQIGPITTEILHQKIYPLINELKKS
- a CDS encoding cytochrome c-type biogenesis protein; the encoded protein is MKQFFFMLILAVGMQFASAKDAVPLAEDPVTEQRLISISEEMRCLVCQNESLAGSRSDLANDLRAEIRTLIREGKTDDQIRSFMVERYGDFVLYRPPVKPITWLLWIGPFVILAFGIAGLLIYLRRRNALVAPKTLTTDDNKKIDDLLNAIAPDDGDKKA
- a CDS encoding MFS transporter, whose protein sequence is MTVAQIRRASDVRVIGLISLAHGSSHFFHLVLPPMFPWLKNEFALSYAELGLLMSIFFVVSCIVQAASGFLVDRIGARPVLFAGVALLSLAGLTYSQSTGYSMLILGAVIAGLGNGVFHPVDYTLINHKISPPNLPYAYSMHGVTGYLGWAAAPAFMVGIAQLSDWRMAFLSAAALEALILLILWLNKSQLIDDVKERHAQSHADEQAINPGGAPASAFAFLKLPAVWLCWIFFFFSMASTSSLQSFAPSGLFKVYQIPIDVGSYFITLLALGSAGGVLFGGYLAAKLKAPERIVSSCLSVTVVMCLLLATGMVSAEIIPFIFFALGFGYGVVAPSRDLLVKLATPKGVSGRVYGIVYSGIDLGAAVGPFIFGFFMDAGLPKALFIGIAIFQIMIIPTVFKVSSNTVSKAV
- a CDS encoding TAXI family TRAP transporter solute-binding subunit; this encodes MTSLKKYLYNPFALVIGFCVLLISIFAVLWILVPPPPKVIEVATGFPTGLYYQFGERLKAEVASEGVTLNVKATGGTIDNLALLADPNSGVNFAMVQGGVADVSKYPHLVSIAGMFYEPVWVWYRESAFKADGGRLQVLGQLKGKRVAIGNEGSGTLALSTALLKASGISEDQLHTQRLKPDQALEKLSKGDLDAVFIVAAAEAPVLDKFYQIPGIHVMSFDQADAYTRNMPYLSKVTVPRGLLSIEYDLPRQDIQVIAPTATLVTRDNVSPAMISLMLSASYDILKSYSRLQKVGEFPSSSGMDFPLHVDAEIYLKDGPSFLHRHLPFWTAVWVGRFAKIVIPLLVIFIPLFTYVPTAKNFLLRLKLARVYAELREIEKNAHNPAMRDKNFKDLEAIENRVGNIKVSMMDSKELYDLKGHVGDVRARLNLHA
- a CDS encoding Bug family tripartite tricarboxylate transporter substrate binding protein — protein: MNKKKIRGVAFFFGISLAGLVFAQAYPSKPISLVVPQTAGGTNDIVARLMAPAFGEAIGSSVIVENKPGAGGNIGTQGVARAPKDGYTLLLTINSAQAINPALYKNPGFDPINDFIPVYYIGATPYVLVSPPGSPYKTLAEVVAAAKRKPGELSYASAGNGTISHLLGAMLNTSAGIDMQHIPYKGVAPAINDVLGGQVPLAFASLPSALNYIKAGKLQAIAISSAKRSSAAPEIPTIAETYPDCVGEVWVALFAPIGTPAAVVKKIQSAMDKVMASPEVREKLAAQGLDLSPVTPSRLVTLLKDELAKWVKIVKASGAQLD
- the aceA gene encoding isocitrate lyase; translated protein: MADRKAEIAALQKDWDTNPRWKGITRGYTAEDVVRLRGSLKIEHTLAKHGAERLWELVNNEAYVNCLGALTGGQAMQQVKAGVQAIYLSGWQVAADGNSYAAMYPDQSLYPVDSVPKMVERINNSFQRADEIQTAKGIQRGDAGFIEYFAPIVADAEAGFGGVLNAFELSKALIKQGAAGVHFEDQLSSVKKCGHLGGKVLLPTSESVQKLISARLAADVMGTPTIILARTDAEAADLLTSDYDENDKPFLTGERTPEGFYKTRKGLDQAISRGLAYAAYADMVWCETGTPDLDFARQFAEAIRAKFPGKMLAYNCSPSFNWKKNLDDATIAKFQRELGAMGYKYQFITLAGIHSMWYNMFDLAQDYMQRGMTAYIEKVQEPEFAARDRGYTFVSHQQEVGTGYFDDVTTVIQGGKSSVTALTGSTEEEQFH